The proteins below are encoded in one region of Parvicella tangerina:
- a CDS encoding four helix bundle protein, whose product MHNCKELTIWLDSFEIAKVVYDYSAHIPQKEDYGLISQMRRCSVSVPSNIAEGASRSSDKNFCRFLEIVLGSSFELQTQIELSQELFKIEYAMIDELYLKLTKNQKMIRSLINKLRL is encoded by the coding sequence ATGCACAACTGTAAAGAACTTACGATTTGGTTAGACAGTTTTGAAATTGCAAAAGTTGTTTACGATTATTCTGCTCATATTCCGCAAAAGGAAGATTACGGACTAATCAGCCAAATGAGAAGATGTTCTGTATCAGTTCCGTCTAACATTGCAGAAGGAGCCAGCCGAAGTTCAGATAAAAACTTTTGTCGCTTCCTTGAAATTGTATTGGGCTCATCATTTGAATTACAAACACAAATCGAGCTCAGTCAGGAGTTGTTCAAAATTGAATACGCAATGATTGATGAATTGTATTTGAAACTAACAAAAAACCAAAAAATGATACGCAGCCTGATCAACAAACTAAGACTATAA
- a CDS encoding sterol desaturase family protein, translating into MRKKVTIILFILGLSAIPLMLVYYWPKISVLWQDPSRFWKLILDATNLSDVFTKATAVTIGLFLVAAIVDLVALGWEKSGLRKLFKGSDQSVWNDIWSYLLSVVRIFDVLSLVASLGLSYFLASVFLKYFQFSLSNYIENDWLKLLVVFVLLDLLHYLQHRFMHYRPFWELHAYHHSAEEFTLLTTSRGHVLEGAIYFLFAGMFYALVGGDDLLEVVFYLNAIREGYQYLLHSDVNWKLGWVGKYILISPAAHRLHHSISAKDYNRNYGTFFIWWDKLFGTYAHPKEFCKIGIDHNPYNKTNFFVGQWIGLKRFLGWNSEK; encoded by the coding sequence ATGAGAAAGAAAGTTACCATCATATTATTCATTTTGGGATTGTCTGCGATCCCTCTTATGTTGGTTTACTATTGGCCAAAAATCAGTGTTTTGTGGCAGGATCCATCACGTTTTTGGAAGTTGATATTGGATGCAACGAACTTATCAGATGTTTTTACAAAAGCTACGGCTGTCACCATTGGTCTTTTTTTGGTAGCGGCAATTGTTGATTTAGTAGCGCTGGGGTGGGAAAAAAGTGGACTGAGAAAATTGTTCAAAGGAAGTGATCAATCTGTATGGAATGACATCTGGAGTTATTTGCTAAGTGTGGTTCGAATCTTCGATGTACTTTCTTTAGTGGCGTCTTTAGGACTAAGTTATTTTCTGGCAAGTGTCTTCTTGAAATACTTTCAATTTAGTTTGTCGAATTACATTGAAAATGATTGGTTGAAATTGCTTGTAGTTTTTGTTCTTTTGGATCTGTTACATTACCTACAACATCGATTCATGCACTATAGACCTTTTTGGGAACTGCACGCTTATCATCATTCTGCAGAAGAATTTACACTCTTAACAACGAGCAGAGGTCATGTTTTGGAAGGCGCAATTTATTTTTTGTTTGCAGGTATGTTTTATGCTTTGGTTGGAGGAGATGATTTGTTAGAAGTGGTGTTTTACCTGAATGCGATCAGAGAGGGCTATCAGTATTTACTGCATTCTGATGTAAACTGGAAGCTGGGATGGGTTGGTAAGTACATTTTGATCAGCCCTGCTGCACACCGATTGCATCACAGCATTTCAGCAAAAGATTACAACAGAAATTATGGTACTTTCTTTATATGGTGGGATAAATTGTTTGGAACGTATGCACATCCGAAAGAGTTTTGTAAAATCGGTATAGATCATAACCCCTACAACAAAACGAACTTTTTTGTTGGACAATGGATTGGTCTCAAACGCTTTTTGGGTTGGAATTCTGAAAAATGA
- a CDS encoding PspA/IM30 family protein — translation MGFFKRIGDIFRSNVNDALDKAEDPEKMIKLMVVDMKESINQSTAALAKAMAHTKQMEKKMNFHKSQSEAWQQKAMAALQAGNEGLAKKALAKKTTEDQNYEQYKGMYEQADATTTKLKGQLEKLRAKYDEAKAKESMLIARSKNAEAQADIAKNIGGLNDNAFANFDKFEQKIMEKEAEAEAYTDMSGEEIALEDEFAELETDTAVDAELAKLKEMMNQ, via the coding sequence ATGGGATTTTTTAAAAGAATTGGAGACATTTTCAGGTCAAACGTAAACGATGCTTTAGACAAAGCAGAAGATCCTGAAAAAATGATTAAATTGATGGTGGTGGACATGAAGGAGTCTATCAATCAATCTACAGCTGCTTTAGCAAAAGCTATGGCACATACCAAGCAGATGGAAAAGAAAATGAACTTCCACAAAAGTCAGTCTGAGGCTTGGCAACAAAAAGCAATGGCCGCTTTACAAGCAGGGAATGAAGGGTTAGCTAAAAAGGCACTAGCTAAGAAAACTACTGAAGATCAAAACTACGAACAGTACAAAGGAATGTATGAGCAAGCCGATGCTACAACAACCAAACTCAAAGGTCAACTCGAAAAACTTAGAGCAAAGTATGATGAGGCTAAAGCGAAAGAGTCCATGTTGATCGCAAGAAGTAAAAATGCTGAAGCACAAGCAGATATTGCAAAAAACATTGGTGGCCTTAACGATAATGCATTTGCAAACTTTGACAAGTTTGAGCAAAAAATCATGGAAAAAGAAGCTGAAGCTGAAGCTTATACCGATATGTCTGGGGAGGAAATTGCCCTAGAAGATGAGTTTGCTGAGCTTGAAACAGACACGGCTGTTGACGCTGAATTAGCGAAACTCAAAGAAATGATGAATCAATAA
- a CDS encoding single-stranded DNA-binding protein codes for MHKSNNKVQLIGNLGKDPKIIQLHNGTSLAKLEIAINNAYETQSGEKIKKTQWYTLSAWNKLAEVVKNKFKKGQEIKVEGSLNTRTYLDKAGIVRHITEVNCHRIELNRA; via the coding sequence ATGCACAAATCAAATAACAAAGTACAATTAATCGGAAATCTAGGCAAAGACCCAAAAATCATTCAATTGCACAACGGTACTTCCTTGGCAAAATTGGAGATTGCCATTAACAATGCGTATGAAACCCAATCAGGTGAGAAGATAAAGAAAACACAATGGTATACGCTTTCCGCATGGAATAAATTGGCTGAAGTAGTCAAGAATAAATTCAAAAAAGGTCAAGAAATAAAAGTTGAGGGAAGTCTAAACACCAGAACCTACTTAGACAAAGCTGGCATTGTCAGACATATCACAGAGGTTAATTGTCATCGCATTGAATTAAACAGAGCGTAG
- a CDS encoding YbjN domain-containing protein, whose protein sequence is MPKFKVLHTGENQALIDATYAKIDGFMKEMFHEDEVIKIDDLYSFSFGTVTVNIIVRPWHSEDVLVDVFSYLAEEVELDKDQLEELLRMNATIPFGSFGISMENAIKFSYTLAGKNMDKNEFSAAIQNIAAIADQYDEQFEVAAS, encoded by the coding sequence ATGCCTAAATTTAAAGTATTACATACTGGTGAGAACCAAGCGTTAATTGATGCAACCTACGCAAAAATCGATGGATTCATGAAAGAAATGTTTCATGAAGATGAAGTTATTAAAATTGATGATCTCTACTCGTTTTCTTTTGGAACAGTAACCGTTAACATCATTGTTAGACCATGGCACTCAGAGGATGTATTGGTTGATGTTTTCTCCTACCTTGCTGAAGAAGTAGAATTAGACAAAGACCAATTAGAAGAGCTACTCAGAATGAACGCTACAATACCATTTGGAAGTTTTGGTATCTCGATGGAAAATGCGATCAAATTTTCTTATACTCTGGCGGGTAAGAACATGGATAAGAACGAGTTTTCTGCAGCTATTCAGAATATTGCGGCTATTGCTGACCAATATGACGAGCAATTCGAAGTTGCAGCCTCTTAA
- a CDS encoding glyceraldehyde-3-phosphate dehydrogenase, producing METTLTKSGYEAGLNDYVKQERAAVDLINSVGSLMYDKGVELVLFRNHLVNVTISEVIDLVGYAENVVNKPIDLYTSAEVARAMLKLDLAPSKIDIGKLTKEYIDEKSSFASINDFLNNKLAGFIGQDKHTFNPKDVVLYGFGRIGRLVVRELIKQAGKGQQLRLKAVVLRKVTADDLVKRASLLSNDSVHNAFKGSVDVDTENLALIINGQMVKFIQASNPEDVDYTTYGIDDALLIDSTGVFKDREALSRHTQAKGVSKVLLTAPGAGIPNIVYGINHKELDLEGENIFSAASCTTNCISPVLKVIEDNFGVEKGHIETIHAYTNDQNLLDNFHKKPRRGRSAAINMVITSTGAGKAVTKVIPSLDGKLTANAVRVPTPNGSLAIMNLSVSKETSVEEVNNKIREAALEGELVNQINYQINPELVSNDIIGNTCASVFDSNATIVSNDGKTMTLYAWYDNEFGYTKQVIRLAKYIAKVRRLIYY from the coding sequence ATGGAAACGACACTGACAAAATCAGGTTACGAAGCAGGCTTAAACGACTATGTTAAGCAAGAAAGAGCAGCAGTTGATCTCATCAACTCTGTAGGTTCACTTATGTATGATAAAGGTGTAGAATTGGTTTTATTTAGAAATCACCTTGTTAATGTAACGATCTCAGAGGTTATTGATCTGGTAGGTTATGCAGAAAACGTGGTGAACAAACCTATCGATCTTTACACCAGTGCTGAAGTGGCTAGAGCTATGCTTAAACTTGATCTTGCCCCATCGAAGATTGATATTGGAAAATTGACGAAAGAATACATTGATGAAAAATCAAGCTTTGCTTCTATCAATGACTTCCTCAATAATAAACTGGCTGGCTTTATCGGACAGGATAAGCACACCTTTAACCCAAAAGATGTGGTTCTCTATGGTTTTGGTAGAATCGGTCGATTAGTGGTTAGAGAATTGATCAAACAAGCTGGTAAGGGGCAGCAATTAAGACTAAAAGCTGTCGTTCTGAGAAAAGTGACTGCTGATGATTTGGTTAAAAGAGCTTCGCTCCTAAGCAATGATTCCGTTCACAATGCATTCAAAGGATCTGTAGACGTTGATACGGAGAATTTGGCCTTGATCATCAACGGTCAGATGGTGAAATTCATTCAAGCTAGTAATCCAGAAGATGTTGATTACACTACTTACGGAATTGATGATGCTTTACTCATTGACAGTACAGGTGTTTTTAAAGATAGAGAAGCGCTATCAAGACATACACAAGCAAAGGGTGTTTCAAAAGTTCTTTTGACTGCACCTGGAGCAGGGATTCCAAACATCGTTTACGGGATCAACCATAAAGAGCTCGATCTCGAAGGAGAAAACATCTTTTCAGCAGCATCCTGTACCACTAACTGTATTTCACCTGTCTTGAAGGTTATTGAAGACAATTTTGGTGTTGAAAAAGGACATATAGAGACCATTCATGCCTACACGAACGATCAAAACTTGTTGGATAACTTCCACAAGAAACCACGAAGAGGCAGATCAGCAGCAATTAATATGGTCATTACTTCTACAGGAGCTGGTAAAGCAGTAACAAAAGTAATACCATCATTAGATGGAAAGTTAACGGCTAATGCGGTTAGGGTACCCACTCCTAATGGTTCTCTGGCAATTATGAACCTTTCGGTAAGTAAAGAGACTTCGGTTGAAGAGGTGAACAATAAAATCAGAGAGGCTGCGCTAGAAGGAGAATTGGTAAATCAAATTAACTACCAGATCAATCCTGAGCTAGTTTCAAATGATATCATTGGCAACACATGCGCTTCAGTTTTTGACAGTAACGCAACCATCGTTTCTAACGATGGAAAAACAATGACGCTTTACGCTTGGTATGACAATGAGTTTGGTTACACGAAACAAGTGATTCGTTTAGCGAAGTATATTGCAAAGGTGAGAAGACTAATCTACTATTAA
- a CDS encoding tetratricopeptide repeat protein → MMRKKGESYLNGNCSERNGNKRKITDISLVSSFLCLLIFLGCTSENSPEKEENTQEVGPLTEEKCVNFAQELHYSFLDSNINYLKSYVDWKSLENSVVHNDPFRKKVYDTLMTRYSLADDFVNLTHSGADVRFITYYQEEDKHVVVFRVFEQPQSLSIYEFHLVGNAEELYVEDIYDYSSASSIRTSLSDEVDFWCKWGDEWSKEYEKFENLVASFNDYLSKGDLKSAYLLTKQLPDDYLELKRFRQLQGVICENSGSPKLMIGYLSEEVNRIPIMEKGRWLPLFYLRSIQGSYGEALIALSNLEKEVGEDVYIDFLKGNVYFEMEDYESAIAYFNKSLSTDSEVMIFHLAKIHSYINKQAYTEAVEALLVMDDSFKISEFDWDAEFAQYPEFISSSQYKEFLNRLD, encoded by the coding sequence ATGATGAGAAAAAAAGGTGAGTCGTATTTAAACGGAAATTGTTCGGAAAGAAACGGTAATAAACGAAAAATAACGGATATATCACTGGTATCTAGTTTTTTATGTCTTTTGATTTTTTTAGGGTGTACAAGTGAAAATTCACCTGAAAAAGAAGAAAACACGCAAGAAGTTGGTCCGCTAACAGAAGAAAAGTGCGTGAACTTTGCTCAGGAACTGCATTATTCTTTTTTGGACAGTAATATCAACTATCTAAAGAGCTATGTAGATTGGAAATCGCTGGAAAATTCGGTGGTTCATAACGATCCATTTAGGAAGAAGGTTTACGATACCCTGATGACCCGATACAGTCTTGCTGACGATTTTGTGAACTTGACGCATTCAGGAGCTGATGTTAGGTTTATTACTTACTATCAGGAGGAGGATAAGCACGTTGTGGTTTTTAGGGTTTTTGAGCAACCCCAGAGTTTATCCATTTATGAATTTCATTTGGTAGGAAATGCTGAAGAATTGTATGTTGAGGATATTTACGATTATAGTTCGGCATCATCGATAAGAACATCTTTATCTGACGAAGTTGATTTTTGGTGCAAATGGGGAGATGAATGGAGCAAAGAATACGAGAAGTTTGAAAACTTAGTTGCTAGTTTTAACGATTATCTTTCAAAAGGTGATCTAAAAAGTGCATATCTGCTGACAAAACAACTGCCTGATGATTATCTAGAATTGAAAAGGTTCCGTCAGTTGCAAGGAGTGATATGTGAAAATTCGGGTAGTCCGAAGTTGATGATAGGTTATTTGAGTGAGGAAGTTAACAGAATTCCCATAATGGAGAAGGGTAGGTGGTTACCGCTATTCTATTTACGGTCCATTCAGGGGAGTTATGGCGAGGCATTAATTGCATTGTCTAACTTGGAGAAGGAGGTTGGTGAGGATGTTTATATTGATTTCTTAAAGGGGAATGTTTACTTCGAAATGGAAGATTATGAAAGTGCCATCGCTTATTTTAATAAATCCTTGTCTACAGATAGCGAAGTAATGATCTTTCATTTGGCAAAGATTCACAGCTACATCAATAAGCAGGCATATACCGAAGCAGTAGAAGCGTTGTTAGTAATGGACGATAGTTTTAAAATATCGGAATTTGATTGGGATGCCGAATTTGCTCAGTACCCCGAGTTTATTTCTTCTTCTCAATACAAGGAATTTTTGAATCGGCTAGATTGA
- a CDS encoding TMEM43 family protein: MNRYTEVTRESWLSRLGNSFKNTFGGIILFLGAIVLLWWNEGRAVKTAKGLEEGSEQVLVLDEPVFDEKNNDKLIHLQGLINTQETLVDHQFNINVQAIKLKRTVEMYQWKETSKTSTQKKVGGGKETTKEYSYEKTWSSKLINSNQFEYRQGHENPNSLPYDNIALFATNLFLGDFSMTEDIIAQIDNYEGIKLTEKNVPADGGVIIQESENDQTLSKMFLGSGSTSTPQIGDVKVSFYQIPCGEYSIIAQQNNKSLKPFKTSTETTILIVSPGDVSAKEMFENAIRSNTVLTWALRFVGFGIMFFGLLTMASLLTTIADVVPLFGSIVNLGMKVFAGVVSFLTAMLVIGIAWIYYRPLLGGILIAVGIVTSLFFYKKSLDSKSI; this comes from the coding sequence ATGAATCGCTATACAGAAGTTACTCGTGAAAGTTGGTTGTCACGCTTGGGCAACTCCTTCAAAAACACGTTTGGAGGCATTATACTTTTTTTGGGTGCAATTGTTCTTTTATGGTGGAACGAGGGAAGAGCCGTCAAGACAGCAAAGGGACTGGAAGAAGGCTCAGAGCAGGTCCTTGTTTTGGATGAGCCGGTGTTTGATGAGAAGAATAATGACAAACTCATTCATCTACAAGGTTTAATAAACACGCAGGAAACTTTAGTTGATCATCAGTTCAACATTAACGTACAAGCAATTAAGTTAAAGCGTACCGTAGAAATGTATCAATGGAAGGAAACCAGTAAAACTTCTACTCAAAAAAAAGTTGGAGGCGGAAAAGAAACGACTAAAGAATATAGTTATGAGAAAACCTGGTCTTCAAAACTTATCAACTCCAATCAGTTTGAGTACAGACAGGGACATGAAAACCCGAATAGTTTACCGTATGACAACATTGCACTATTTGCAACAAATCTATTTCTAGGAGATTTTTCAATGACCGAAGATATCATTGCTCAAATTGATAATTACGAAGGGATTAAACTAACCGAAAAAAACGTACCAGCTGATGGAGGTGTGATCATTCAAGAGAGTGAAAATGATCAAACCCTTTCGAAAATGTTTCTGGGAAGCGGATCTACGAGTACCCCACAGATTGGTGATGTGAAAGTTAGCTTCTATCAAATCCCGTGTGGAGAATATAGTATTATTGCTCAACAAAATAATAAGTCGCTAAAACCATTCAAGACTTCCACAGAGACCACTATTCTTATAGTATCTCCTGGAGACGTGAGTGCCAAAGAAATGTTCGAAAATGCCATAAGATCAAACACCGTGTTAACCTGGGCACTTCGGTTTGTTGGCTTTGGAATCATGTTCTTTGGATTATTGACCATGGCGAGCCTACTAACGACAATCGCAGATGTTGTTCCTCTATTTGGAAGTATTGTAAATCTGGGTATGAAGGTATTTGCTGGTGTGGTCTCCTTCTTAACCGCGATGTTGGTTATTGGAATTGCCTGGATTTATTACCGTCCTTTATTGGGAGGTATTTTGATTGCTGTAGGCATTGTAACCAGCCTATTCTTTTATAAGAAATCATTGGATAGTAAGTCAATCTAG
- a CDS encoding E3 ubiquitin ligase family protein, translating to MWVIGAILIAVGIGLFFYKKKVEDKLLDVKYYDQTDIKSAVETCLSISKELGTGHYSQMVKISARAKSDTPLTGEFSNEPCVYYEASVIHEFEKLVERKDNDGKIHRNWVADTETIGSIRQGGEFGLNDGTGDVLVDIEGADLTIDHSIDQLKTSRESVSFSFGTYHPENTRQKRSKGYREIERNIPVGQQLFILGELHDRNGVPTITISKEKGNPFIVSIKSEEEVVSGLENKAKMVYYGAIACVVIGPILIVANFFV from the coding sequence ATGTGGGTAATTGGAGCTATATTAATAGCAGTTGGTATTGGTTTGTTCTTCTACAAAAAGAAGGTTGAAGATAAATTACTTGATGTAAAATACTACGACCAAACAGATATTAAATCAGCTGTGGAAACTTGCTTGAGTATTAGTAAAGAGTTAGGAACTGGACACTATTCTCAAATGGTAAAAATATCTGCTAGAGCGAAGAGTGACACTCCTCTAACTGGTGAGTTCAGCAACGAACCATGCGTCTATTACGAGGCATCTGTAATTCATGAGTTCGAAAAACTGGTGGAACGGAAAGATAATGATGGAAAAATTCACCGGAATTGGGTTGCTGATACTGAGACCATAGGTTCTATTCGGCAGGGAGGCGAATTCGGATTGAATGATGGTACTGGGGATGTCTTGGTTGACATTGAAGGGGCGGATCTGACCATTGATCATTCGATTGATCAGCTTAAAACATCTAGGGAGTCTGTTTCATTTTCTTTTGGGACTTATCATCCGGAAAATACCAGACAGAAAAGATCAAAAGGTTATCGCGAAATAGAACGAAATATACCTGTTGGCCAACAATTATTTATTTTGGGTGAATTGCATGACAGAAACGGGGTTCCAACGATTACCATTTCTAAGGAGAAAGGAAATCCTTTTATCGTTTCGATTAAATCTGAAGAAGAAGTTGTAAGCGGGTTAGAGAATAAAGCTAAAATGGTTTACTACGGGGCAATCGCCTGCGTTGTGATTGGACCAATTTTAATTGTTGCCAATTTCTTTGTTTAG
- a CDS encoding zinc-dependent metalloprotease, translating to MKILKLLLMAVLLIGTMNNCRKENGVFDIKPEHFLASDKYNSLKLELVAVEGFEPHPEAIDNLVSFLENRLNKPEGIEFVQKTISSPENNSFTPEDLRDLEKDIRSEYAHKDDLTAFIFYADRGYHTDSQNAKTLGVAYSSTSMCIFKNTVDENSGGLTQVSEVELESAVLIHEFSHILGLVNNGTPMHQDHEDPSNPGHCDNENCLMYYSSSTSELLPILQNNSFPTLDNQCLTDLRQSGGK from the coding sequence ATGAAAATTTTGAAATTATTACTAATGGCCGTTCTGTTAATTGGGACAATGAATAATTGTAGAAAAGAAAACGGGGTCTTCGATATAAAGCCTGAACACTTTTTAGCTTCAGACAAATACAACTCTTTAAAGTTGGAGTTGGTCGCTGTGGAAGGATTTGAACCCCACCCCGAAGCCATTGACAATCTGGTCAGTTTCCTGGAGAATCGATTGAACAAACCAGAAGGTATCGAATTCGTTCAAAAAACTATTTCTAGCCCAGAAAACAACTCATTCACTCCAGAAGACCTTCGAGATTTGGAGAAGGATATACGGTCTGAATATGCCCACAAAGATGATTTAACAGCGTTCATATTTTATGCGGATCGAGGCTACCACACGGACAGTCAAAACGCTAAAACTTTGGGCGTTGCCTACAGTTCAACAAGTATGTGTATCTTTAAAAACACTGTCGATGAAAACAGTGGTGGGTTGACTCAGGTATCAGAAGTAGAACTTGAATCAGCAGTATTAATTCACGAGTTCAGCCATATTCTAGGCTTAGTAAACAATGGAACTCCAATGCATCAGGATCATGAAGACCCTTCAAATCCTGGGCATTGCGACAATGAGAATTGTTTAATGTATTACTCATCCTCTACTTCAGAGCTGCTACCAATTCTACAAAATAATTCATTTCCTACTCTGGATAATCAATGTTTAACAGACTTACGCCAATCTGGAGGGAAATAG
- a CDS encoding Ppx/GppA phosphatase family protein produces the protein MKLAAIDIGSNAVRLLIEEAIKTGKNDHYFKKISLTRVPIRLGEDVFTDGIITDDKAKKLVKAMKAFRFLMEANDVEAFRACATSAMREAINGKDVQKLIKKNAKLNVELISGEEEADLIFGNFDNSNFELDKTKTYLYIDVGGGSTEVTLIKRGERVDSYSFRLGSVRLLKDKVPDFVWDDACKKIKKLVKGESNVTAIGTGGNINRIHKESRHRFGEEIKVSEINKIVSEIEEYTYEDRIRKLKLKPDRADVIVPAGKIYSTFMKAGNSKRMIVPKVGLSDGIISKLYAENS, from the coding sequence ATGAAACTTGCTGCCATAGACATTGGTTCAAATGCTGTAAGATTACTCATCGAAGAAGCTATAAAAACAGGGAAGAATGATCACTATTTCAAAAAGATTTCGCTAACAAGGGTTCCTATTCGATTGGGTGAAGATGTTTTCACCGATGGCATAATCACTGATGATAAGGCAAAAAAGTTAGTAAAGGCCATGAAGGCGTTTCGTTTTTTGATGGAAGCTAATGACGTTGAAGCGTTCAGAGCCTGTGCTACATCAGCTATGCGTGAGGCAATTAACGGAAAAGACGTTCAAAAACTGATTAAAAAAAATGCCAAGTTGAATGTGGAGTTAATCTCAGGAGAAGAAGAAGCCGATCTTATTTTTGGAAACTTTGACAATTCGAACTTTGAATTAGATAAAACAAAAACCTACCTCTACATAGATGTGGGGGGTGGTAGTACAGAGGTTACTTTGATTAAACGGGGAGAGCGTGTAGACTCCTATTCCTTTCGATTAGGGTCAGTACGATTGCTCAAAGACAAAGTCCCTGATTTTGTATGGGATGATGCATGCAAAAAAATCAAAAAACTGGTTAAAGGAGAAAGTAATGTAACTGCTATCGGAACTGGGGGAAATATTAACCGAATCCACAAGGAAAGCCGACACCGTTTTGGAGAAGAGATAAAAGTCTCCGAGATCAATAAGATTGTCAGTGAAATTGAAGAGTATACTTATGAAGATCGAATCAGAAAACTGAAACTTAAGCCAGACAGAGCGGATGTTATTGTTCCTGCGGGCAAGATCTATTCAACATTCATGAAAGCAGGAAATTCAAAACGAATGATCGTCCCGAAGGTAGGGTTATCTGATGGAATCATTTCAAAGCTTTATGCTGAAAACAGCTAA
- a CDS encoding single-stranded DNA-binding protein: MNHLRNRVQLIGNLGQNPEVINLESGKSLVRMTIATNETYKNQKGETVKETQWHNVVAWGNQAKIAEQYLTKGKEICIEGKLSNRSYTDKDGVKRYITEIVCQELLMLGSKK, from the coding sequence ATGAATCATTTAAGAAACAGAGTTCAATTAATCGGAAACCTAGGTCAAAACCCTGAAGTCATTAACCTTGAAAGCGGAAAATCACTAGTTAGAATGACCATTGCAACGAATGAGACTTACAAGAATCAAAAAGGTGAAACGGTGAAAGAAACCCAATGGCATAACGTGGTTGCATGGGGCAATCAAGCAAAAATTGCTGAGCAATACCTCACAAAAGGAAAAGAGATCTGTATTGAAGGTAAATTGAGTAACAGAAGCTACACAGATAAAGATGGTGTAAAGCGCTACATTACTGAGATCGTTTGTCAGGAACTGCTCATGCTAGGAAGCAAAAAATAA